Proteins encoded in a region of the Gemmatimonadota bacterium genome:
- a CDS encoding von Willebrand factor type A domain-containing protein, producing MKTPLLLAALVVAGAGPLLSRPPKSPTPATSVLAGRITDARTGRGLPGAQVLLIGSGVRAEAGRGGTWILDPGGFTGADGTWTLRVEADGYEPAERTVPVARDGARLDVALTPAPAVEPEEDRAGPIRRLLDATRGKADAASAPPSPAMSYEASRLQYAGVAVADAAPSGIRRGVDPEEMNTEDYAHLDENPFRAVAHQPLSTFSIDVDRASMANVRRFIESGVRPPVDAVRIEELINYFPYDYAAPRGPHPFAVDTEVAPAPWNPRHHLVRIGLRGQPLDLSEAPANNLVFLLDVSGSMDSPDKLPLLKRAFAMLVEELRPDDRVAIVVYAGSAGLVLDSTPGSERRTILEALERLEAGGSTAGGAGIQLAYDVARRNHIQGGNNRVILATDGDFNVGPSSEGELVRMIEQKRAQGTFLTVLGFGTGNLKDSRMEQLADRGNGNYAYIDSDLEAKKVLVTELGGTLVTIAKDVKIQVEFNPGQVQAYRLIGYENRLLAAEDFNDDRKDAGELGAGHTVTALYEVVPTGVRLDVDVGEVDALRYHRPTESSVRRGGGELLFVKLRYKTPDGVESRLLEHPVGARVASRASVDLRWAASVAAFGMILRDSEHCGSFRLDDVLALAEEARGDDAEGYRADFIRLVQATDVLGLMAER from the coding sequence ATGAAGACCCCACTGCTGCTGGCCGCGCTGGTGGTCGCCGGCGCCGGACCGTTGCTGAGCCGCCCGCCGAAGTCCCCCACCCCCGCCACCTCCGTTCTCGCGGGCCGCATCACCGACGCCCGGACCGGGCGAGGCCTGCCGGGCGCCCAGGTCCTCCTGATCGGCTCCGGGGTCCGCGCCGAGGCCGGCCGCGGGGGCACCTGGATCCTCGACCCGGGCGGCTTCACCGGCGCCGATGGCACCTGGACGCTCCGGGTGGAGGCGGATGGCTATGAACCCGCCGAGCGCACGGTGCCCGTGGCCCGCGACGGCGCGCGGCTGGATGTGGCCCTGACGCCCGCGCCCGCCGTCGAGCCGGAGGAGGATCGCGCCGGGCCGATCCGCCGCCTCCTGGATGCGACCCGCGGGAAGGCGGACGCCGCGTCCGCGCCCCCGTCGCCCGCGATGTCGTACGAGGCGTCGCGGCTTCAGTACGCAGGCGTCGCGGTCGCGGACGCCGCGCCCTCGGGGATCCGCCGCGGCGTCGATCCGGAAGAGATGAACACCGAAGACTACGCGCACCTGGATGAGAACCCCTTCCGGGCCGTCGCGCACCAGCCGCTGTCCACCTTCTCGATCGATGTCGATCGTGCCTCGATGGCCAACGTGCGGCGCTTCATCGAGAGCGGTGTGCGGCCCCCGGTGGACGCCGTCCGCATCGAGGAGTTGATCAACTACTTCCCGTACGACTACGCAGCGCCGCGCGGCCCGCACCCGTTCGCCGTGGACACGGAGGTCGCCCCCGCGCCGTGGAATCCGCGGCACCACCTCGTCCGCATCGGCCTGCGCGGCCAACCCCTGGACCTCTCCGAGGCGCCGGCCAACAACCTCGTCTTCCTGCTGGACGTCTCGGGCTCGATGGACAGCCCCGACAAGCTGCCGCTCCTCAAGCGTGCCTTCGCGATGCTCGTGGAGGAGCTCCGGCCCGACGATCGCGTCGCGATCGTGGTGTACGCGGGCTCGGCGGGACTCGTGCTCGACTCCACACCGGGCAGCGAACGCCGCACCATCCTCGAGGCGCTCGAGCGCCTGGAAGCCGGCGGCTCCACGGCCGGTGGCGCGGGGATCCAGCTCGCGTACGACGTGGCACGCCGGAACCACATCCAGGGCGGCAACAATCGCGTCATCCTGGCGACGGACGGGGACTTCAATGTCGGCCCGTCCAGCGAAGGCGAGCTGGTCCGCATGATCGAGCAGAAGCGTGCCCAGGGGACGTTCCTGACGGTGCTCGGCTTCGGTACCGGCAACCTGAAGGACTCGCGGATGGAGCAGCTCGCGGACCGCGGCAACGGCAACTACGCCTACATCGATTCGGACCTGGAGGCGAAGAAGGTCCTGGTCACGGAGCTGGGTGGCACCCTGGTGACGATCGCCAAGGATGTGAAGATCCAGGTGGAGTTCAACCCGGGGCAGGTGCAGGCGTACCGGCTGATCGGGTACGAGAACCGCCTCCTGGCCGCGGAGGACTTCAATGACGATCGCAAGGACGCCGGGGAGCTCGGCGCCGGCCACACGGTGACCGCCTTGTACGAGGTCGTGCCCACCGGGGTTCGCCTGGATGTGGACGTCGGGGAGGTCGATGCGCTTCGCTACCACCGCCCCACGGAGTCGAGCGTACGCCGGGGCGGCGGCGAGCTGCTGTTCGTGAAGCTGCGCTACAAGACGCCCGATGGCGTGGAGAGCCGGTTGCTCGAGCATCCCGTGGGCGCTCGGGTCGCGTCCCGCGCCTCGGTGGACCTGCGGTGGGCGGCCTCGGTCGCGGCGTTCGGCATGATCCTGCGGGACTCCGAGCACTGCGGCAGCTTCCGCCTGGACGACGTGCTGGCGCTCGCCGAGGAGGCGCGGGGAGACGACGCCGAGGGGTACCGGGCCGACTTCATCCGCCTGGTGCAGGCCACCGACGTGCTCGGGCTCATGGCCGAGCGCTGA
- a CDS encoding helix-turn-helix transcriptional regulator produces the protein MPRGDFLGEFEQVVLLAVARLGDGAYGMSILDEIRGRTGFEPAVASVYAALDRLERQGLVSSALGRPTPERGGRAKRFFGLTPDGTRALVRSRGALDALWDGLDLEPGTSA, from the coding sequence ATGCCGAGAGGCGACTTCCTCGGGGAGTTCGAGCAGGTGGTGCTCCTGGCCGTGGCCCGTCTGGGAGACGGCGCCTACGGCATGTCCATCCTGGACGAGATCCGGGGGCGTACGGGTTTCGAGCCGGCGGTCGCGTCGGTGTACGCGGCCCTCGACCGGCTGGAGCGGCAGGGCCTGGTGAGCTCGGCCCTCGGCCGCCCCACCCCCGAGCGAGGCGGTCGGGCCAAGCGCTTCTTCGGGCTCACACCCGACGGGACGCGTGCCCTCGTCCGCTCGCGCGGCGCACTCGACGCCCTCTGGGACGGCCTCGATCTCGAGCCGGGGACGTCGGCGTGA
- a CDS encoding ABC transporter permease — MKPPRLARLLAALLMPPSYRDEHLGDLSEGFHRLLPDVRAARRWYRRQALASILPALRMRGRALRDSDPTLLMRSLRQDLLYGLRSLARSRMFSVVAVLTLALAIGVNTSIFSLVNVIVFADLPMQEVETATVLRTRNPALEVEQGGISLPDFLDVSERARSFEALTALADDQWVLTGADVPTRVGGYRITANLMEAWGLQPLAGRGFAAGDDRPGAAPVAMLSQGFWQSQFGGDPAILGSTLRLDGVEHTIVGVMDPRIGFAEFALAQVWAPLPLERTGGRRDARDLFVVGRLRPGVTQAQATEEVAGISRALQAEHPETNAGWAVGSSPVRDALLDSEAKIVLLMLVLTVAFVMLIACANVANMLLARATVRQRELAVRAALGAQRGRLIRQLLTESLVLSLVAAALGIGIAFGLNRALVAISRGVEAIFRMATIDTRVLLFTVGVALVAPALFGLLPALKASRSDLTSGLRDGRSGGGGRANRRARGVLVSAQVALALCLMVVAGLLARTVYNSETRVQGFERQGLVAMELDLPADRYGNGEPQRIFYREALTRVAAIPTVQGAALSTVVPGVDAGSRRGMEIEGRTLGPDDPRPPVLTVTVSEGAFDVLRIPLERGRGFETRDHGQAPPVAVLSAEVARRWWPEGDALGQRIRFGTDANSPWLTIVGIVGDVLGPNAEEAVAAYVYLPFEQHPTATARVLARSDEPPAALADPLRAAVWSVDADQPVDRIRSVATAQYERAASSYALITLFVAFALFALAMAALGIYGVMSYMVSQRRAEIGLRMALGAEAGAVHRMILAQGGRLLAGGLVVGLALALMLSRLLRSVVYGISATDPATFLAVPTVLVLVAVAANWVPAWRATRSDPVSALREE; from the coding sequence GTGAAGCCCCCACGCCTCGCCCGGCTGCTGGCGGCCCTCTTGATGCCCCCGTCCTACCGGGACGAACACCTCGGGGACCTGAGCGAGGGCTTCCACCGCCTGCTGCCGGACGTGCGGGCCGCCCGCCGCTGGTACCGGCGCCAGGCCCTCGCCTCCATCCTTCCCGCTCTCCGCATGCGCGGCCGAGCGCTCCGTGACTCCGACCCCACGCTGCTCATGCGCTCGCTCCGCCAGGATCTCCTCTACGGTCTCCGCTCACTCGCACGGAGCCGCATGTTCTCCGTGGTCGCCGTGCTCACGCTCGCACTCGCCATCGGAGTGAACACGTCGATCTTCAGCCTCGTGAACGTGATCGTCTTCGCGGATCTCCCCATGCAGGAGGTGGAGACGGCCACGGTCCTGCGGACCCGCAACCCCGCGCTGGAGGTGGAGCAGGGCGGGATCTCGTTGCCGGACTTCCTGGACGTGTCCGAGCGTGCGCGCAGCTTCGAAGCGCTGACGGCGCTCGCCGACGACCAGTGGGTCCTGACGGGCGCCGACGTCCCTACGCGCGTGGGCGGCTACCGCATCACCGCCAATCTCATGGAGGCCTGGGGTCTCCAGCCGCTGGCGGGCCGCGGCTTCGCCGCGGGCGACGACCGGCCCGGAGCGGCCCCCGTGGCGATGCTCTCCCAGGGCTTCTGGCAGAGCCAGTTCGGCGGCGACCCGGCCATCCTGGGTTCCACGCTGCGCCTGGACGGCGTGGAGCACACGATCGTGGGCGTGATGGATCCCCGGATCGGCTTCGCGGAGTTCGCGCTGGCGCAGGTCTGGGCGCCGCTTCCGCTGGAACGCACCGGGGGGCGGCGCGACGCGCGCGACCTGTTCGTCGTGGGTCGACTGCGGCCCGGCGTGACCCAGGCCCAGGCCACCGAGGAGGTCGCGGGCATCAGCCGAGCCCTGCAGGCGGAGCACCCGGAGACGAACGCGGGATGGGCGGTGGGATCCTCACCGGTCCGCGACGCCCTGCTCGACAGCGAGGCGAAGATCGTGCTCCTCATGCTGGTCCTCACTGTCGCCTTCGTGATGCTGATCGCCTGCGCCAACGTGGCCAACATGCTGCTGGCGCGCGCCACGGTGCGGCAACGCGAGCTGGCCGTGCGCGCGGCCCTCGGAGCCCAGCGCGGCCGGCTGATCCGTCAGCTCCTCACGGAGAGCCTCGTGCTCTCGCTCGTGGCCGCGGCGCTGGGCATCGGCATCGCGTTCGGCCTCAACCGGGCCCTGGTGGCCATCTCCCGCGGCGTGGAGGCCATCTTCCGCATGGCCACCATCGACACCCGGGTGCTGCTCTTCACCGTCGGCGTGGCGCTGGTGGCACCGGCGTTGTTCGGGCTGCTGCCGGCGCTCAAGGCCTCGCGCTCGGACCTGACGTCCGGTCTGCGGGACGGCCGGAGCGGCGGCGGTGGACGCGCCAACCGGCGCGCCCGGGGTGTGCTGGTCTCCGCGCAGGTGGCGCTGGCGCTCTGCCTGATGGTGGTGGCGGGCCTGCTGGCGCGCACCGTGTACAACAGCGAGACCCGGGTGCAGGGGTTCGAGCGCCAGGGGTTGGTGGCCATGGAGCTGGACCTGCCCGCGGACCGCTACGGGAACGGCGAGCCCCAGCGCATCTTCTACCGCGAGGCGCTCACGCGCGTGGCGGCCATCCCCACCGTGCAGGGCGCAGCGCTCAGCACGGTCGTGCCCGGTGTGGACGCAGGGAGCCGGCGCGGCATGGAGATCGAGGGTCGCACGCTCGGCCCCGACGATCCGCGGCCACCGGTGCTCACGGTCACGGTCTCGGAAGGCGCGTTCGACGTGCTGCGCATCCCGCTCGAGCGCGGCCGTGGCTTCGAAACGCGCGATCACGGCCAGGCCCCGCCGGTCGCCGTACTGTCGGCCGAGGTGGCGCGGCGCTGGTGGCCCGAGGGCGACGCCCTGGGCCAGCGCATCCGGTTCGGGACCGACGCGAACAGCCCCTGGTTGACCATCGTCGGCATCGTGGGCGACGTGCTCGGCCCCAACGCGGAAGAGGCGGTCGCGGCCTACGTCTACCTTCCGTTCGAGCAACACCCAACGGCGACGGCCCGCGTGCTCGCCCGCAGCGACGAGCCGCCCGCCGCGCTGGCCGATCCCCTGCGCGCGGCCGTCTGGAGCGTCGACGCCGATCAGCCCGTGGACCGCATCCGCTCGGTCGCGACGGCCCAATACGAGCGGGCCGCGAGCTCGTATGCGCTCATCACCCTCTTCGTGGCGTTCGCGCTGTTCGCGCTCGCGATGGCCGCGCTGGGCATCTACGGCGTGATGTCGTACATGGTCTCCCAGCGGCGGGCCGAGATCGGGCTCCGCATGGCGCTCGGCGCCGAGGCCGGCGCCGTGCACCGCATGATCCTCGCCCAGGGCGGTCGCCTCCTGGCCGGCGGGCTCGTCGTCGGGCTCGCGCTGGCCCTGATGCTGAGCCGCCTGCTGCGCAGCGTGGTCTACGGGATCAGCGCCACCGATCCGGCCACCTTCCTGGCCGTGCCCACGGTGCTGGTGCTGGTCGCGGTCGCGGCCAACTGGGTGCCGGCCTGGCGCGCCACCCGCTCCGACCCGGTGTCGGCGCTCCGGGAGGAGTGA
- a CDS encoding glutamine--tRNA ligase/YqeY domain fusion protein: MSDSDRTDAPRDFLREIVARHTAEGVYGGRVATRFPPEPNGFLHLGHATSICLNFGVAREFGGTCNLRFDDTNPETEEMRYVDAAKRDVRWLGFEWDGLYFASDYFEQLYAFAEKLIRDGKAYVDSLNEEQIREYRGSVTQAGRPSPYRDRSVGENLDLFRRMKAGEFPDGAHVLRAKIDMGHPNMVMRDPVLWRIRHHAHYRRGTDWVIYPLYDFTHGLSDAIEDITHSFCTLEFENNREIYDWLVDHVGFEEPRTHQYEFARRNFDYTIVSKRKLLRLVNEGHVTGWDDPRMPTISGLRRRGVTPEALRAFCDMIGVARADNRADISKLEFAIRDDLNTRVPRVMAVTDPLKVVITNWPEGTTDTIEAPLYPHDVPLEGSRPLPFGRELWIERADFAEDPPKGFHRLAPGREVRLRYGYLITCQAVIKDEDGTVVALHCTYDPATRGGDAPDGRSVKGTLHWVSAAHALSCELRLYDRLFTVADPEDVPEGRDFTDVLNPESLVVRLGWVEPSVADDPPGTAYQFERLGYFVSDTEDSKPGALVFNRTVTLRDTWKVKMAEKSVVSDSQVAEFKDAEGRPMKPTVPDRQDTGQAAKPAERPAHHHHHHHHHGHGHGPTEAEKAIRDRRRPGREAERFDRYVGLEVPILDADVIAREDALATLMDDALAGPAEPSALAKWIVNDVRRETKDRPLRLTGRAFAELVALVETEEITTGVGREALAELLETGGDPRDVALRIAAARVDDRSDLAPLVERLLADHPDKATALKEGRDSLMGFFVGEAKKATQGKADPRLVQEIVREKL, from the coding sequence ATGTCCGACTCCGACCGCACCGACGCGCCGCGCGACTTCCTGCGCGAGATCGTGGCCCGGCACACCGCCGAGGGCGTCTACGGGGGCCGCGTGGCCACACGCTTCCCGCCCGAGCCCAACGGCTTCCTGCACCTGGGCCACGCCACGTCCATCTGCCTGAACTTCGGCGTTGCCCGGGAGTTCGGCGGCACCTGCAACCTCCGCTTCGACGACACCAATCCGGAGACGGAGGAGATGCGGTATGTGGACGCCGCCAAGCGCGACGTGCGCTGGCTGGGTTTCGAGTGGGACGGCCTCTACTTCGCCTCCGACTACTTCGAGCAGCTCTACGCGTTCGCCGAGAAGCTCATCCGGGACGGGAAGGCCTATGTCGACTCGCTGAACGAGGAGCAGATCCGCGAATACCGGGGCTCGGTGACCCAGGCGGGGCGCCCTTCCCCGTACCGGGACCGGAGCGTGGGGGAGAACCTGGACCTCTTCCGTCGCATGAAGGCGGGCGAGTTCCCCGACGGGGCCCACGTGCTGCGCGCGAAGATCGACATGGGGCATCCCAACATGGTGATGCGGGACCCCGTGCTCTGGCGCATCCGCCACCACGCGCACTACCGGCGTGGCACGGACTGGGTCATCTACCCGCTCTACGACTTCACGCACGGGCTTTCGGACGCCATCGAGGACATCACGCATTCGTTCTGCACGCTGGAGTTCGAGAACAACCGCGAGATCTACGACTGGCTCGTGGATCACGTCGGCTTCGAGGAGCCACGCACCCATCAGTACGAGTTCGCCCGCCGCAACTTCGACTACACCATCGTGAGCAAGCGCAAGCTGCTGCGCCTGGTGAACGAAGGGCACGTGACCGGCTGGGACGACCCCCGCATGCCCACCATCTCGGGCCTCCGACGGCGGGGCGTGACGCCCGAGGCGCTGCGGGCCTTCTGCGACATGATCGGCGTGGCGCGCGCGGACAACCGCGCGGACATCAGCAAGCTGGAGTTCGCCATCCGCGACGACCTGAACACCCGGGTGCCCCGCGTCATGGCGGTGACGGATCCGCTCAAGGTGGTGATCACCAACTGGCCGGAGGGCACCACCGACACCATCGAGGCGCCGCTCTACCCGCACGATGTGCCGCTCGAGGGGTCGCGGCCCCTTCCGTTCGGGCGGGAGCTCTGGATCGAGCGGGCCGACTTCGCGGAGGATCCACCCAAGGGCTTCCATCGCCTGGCGCCCGGACGCGAGGTGCGGCTCCGCTACGGCTACCTGATCACCTGTCAGGCGGTGATCAAGGACGAGGACGGTACGGTCGTCGCGCTGCACTGCACGTACGATCCCGCCACGCGTGGCGGGGACGCCCCCGACGGCCGCAGCGTGAAAGGCACGCTGCACTGGGTGAGCGCGGCGCACGCCCTCTCCTGCGAGCTCCGGCTCTACGACCGCCTGTTCACCGTGGCGGATCCGGAGGACGTGCCGGAGGGACGCGACTTCACGGACGTCCTGAACCCCGAGTCGCTGGTGGTCCGCCTGGGATGGGTCGAACCCAGCGTGGCGGACGATCCGCCCGGTACGGCCTACCAGTTCGAGCGGCTCGGTTACTTCGTGAGTGACACGGAGGACTCGAAGCCGGGCGCGCTGGTGTTCAACCGGACGGTGACGCTGCGCGACACGTGGAAAGTGAAGATGGCGGAGAAGAGCGTCGTCTCGGACTCTCAGGTTGCGGAGTTCAAGGACGCCGAGGGGCGGCCGATGAAGCCCACCGTTCCCGACCGCCAGGACACCGGGCAGGCCGCGAAGCCGGCCGAGCGCCCTGCACATCACCACCATCACCACCACCACCACGGTCACGGCCACGGCCCCACCGAGGCCGAGAAGGCCATCCGTGACCGACGCCGTCCCGGCCGCGAGGCCGAGCGCTTCGACCGCTACGTGGGGCTCGAGGTGCCGATCCTGGACGCGGACGTGATCGCCCGCGAGGACGCGCTCGCGACGCTGATGGACGACGCGCTGGCCGGTCCCGCCGAGCCGAGCGCGCTGGCCAAGTGGATCGTCAACGACGTGCGGCGCGAGACCAAGGACCGGCCGCTGCGGTTGACGGGCAGGGCGTTCGCGGAGCTGGTGGCGCTGGTGGAGACGGAGGAGATCACGACCGGCGTCGGACGCGAGGCCCTCGCGGAGCTGCTGGAGACGGGGGGGGATCCGCGCGACGTCGCGCTCCGGATCGCGGCCGCCCGGGTGGACGACCGCTCCGACCTGGCGCCGCTCGTGGAGCGCCTGCTGGCCGACCATCCCGACAAGGCGACGGCGCTCAAGGAAGGCCGCGACAGCCTGATGGGGTTCTTCGTCGGCGAGGCCAAGAAGGCGACGCAGGGCAAGGCCGACCCGCGGCTCGTGCAGGAGATCGTGCGGGAGAAGCTGTAG
- a CDS encoding DUF3291 domain-containing protein: MSEGRGAPEGFHLAQVNVARMMASLDDPAMADFVVQIGRVNAEADGSPGFVWRLQTPEGDSTGVRAYSDSRVLFNLSVWEDLESLFAYTYRSGHLEPFRARRRWFERFDGAHLALWWIPAGTLPTIEEARARLERLDREGPTPEAFTFKRLFGPDGAPRERLLRPVPLDGERRTDAEQNAV, from the coding sequence GTGAGCGAAGGGCGCGGCGCACCGGAGGGGTTCCACCTGGCGCAGGTGAACGTGGCCCGGATGATGGCGTCCCTGGATGATCCGGCCATGGCGGACTTCGTGGTCCAGATCGGCCGCGTGAACGCGGAGGCCGACGGCAGTCCGGGGTTCGTGTGGCGCCTGCAGACCCCCGAAGGCGACTCGACCGGCGTCAGGGCCTACTCGGATTCCCGCGTCCTCTTCAACCTGAGCGTGTGGGAGGATCTGGAGTCGCTCTTCGCGTACACCTACCGGTCCGGACACCTGGAGCCGTTCCGGGCCCGGCGCCGGTGGTTCGAGCGGTTCGACGGCGCGCACCTGGCGTTGTGGTGGATCCCCGCGGGCACGCTGCCGACGATCGAAGAAGCACGGGCGCGACTGGAGCGGCTGGACCGGGAGGGACCGACGCCGGAGGCGTTCACGTTCAAGCGCCTGTTCGGTCCCGACGGCGCACCGCGCGAGCGGCTGCTGCGTCCGGTGCCCCTGGACGGGGAACGCCGAACGGACGCGGAGCAGAACGCCGTCTGA
- a CDS encoding deoxyhypusine synthase family protein, giving the protein MSSVREFMEKHYRHFNAREALWAAQAYERHIADGGKMLVSLAGAMSTGELGVILARMIRADMVHAISCTGANLEEDVFNLVGQNTYEIIHDWRALSAADEQALYERGMNRVTDTCIPEDVVRHLEKELLDQWTHAATNGIRRSPAQFLMEVLRTGNLDEHFQVDRADSWLVAAMEKNIPVYAPGWEDSTTGNIFAARVIDGTLPDHSCVKSGTEQFHHLVEWYLKNHGAAEGTPSVGFFQIGGGIAGDFAICAVPCIIQDLERDVPFWGYFCQITDAEVSYGGYSGAVPNEKITWGKLAPDTPKFLVKSDASIVAPLIFGYLLND; this is encoded by the coding sequence ATGAGCAGTGTCCGCGAGTTCATGGAGAAGCACTACCGGCACTTCAACGCCCGCGAGGCCCTCTGGGCGGCGCAGGCCTACGAGCGGCACATCGCGGACGGCGGCAAGATGCTGGTGTCGTTGGCCGGCGCGATGTCGACCGGTGAGCTGGGCGTGATCCTGGCGCGCATGATCCGCGCGGATATGGTGCACGCGATCTCCTGCACGGGCGCCAACCTCGAGGAGGACGTCTTCAACCTCGTGGGGCAGAACACCTACGAGATCATCCACGACTGGCGGGCCCTCTCGGCGGCGGACGAGCAGGCCCTCTACGAGCGCGGCATGAACCGCGTGACCGACACGTGCATCCCCGAGGATGTCGTGCGGCACCTGGAGAAGGAGCTGCTGGACCAGTGGACCCACGCCGCGACGAACGGCATCCGCCGTTCGCCCGCCCAGTTCCTGATGGAGGTGCTGCGCACGGGGAATCTGGATGAGCACTTCCAGGTGGACCGCGCGGATTCCTGGTTGGTGGCGGCGATGGAGAAGAACATCCCCGTCTACGCGCCCGGCTGGGAGGATTCGACCACGGGCAACATCTTCGCAGCCCGGGTGATCGACGGCACGCTGCCGGATCATTCCTGTGTGAAGAGCGGCACCGAGCAGTTCCACCACCTGGTGGAGTGGTACCTGAAGAACCACGGCGCCGCGGAGGGGACCCCCTCGGTGGGGTTCTTCCAGATCGGGGGCGGCATCGCCGGCGACTTCGCCATCTGCGCGGTGCCGTGCATCATCCAGGATCTGGAGCGGGACGTCCCGTTCTGGGGCTATTTCTGTCAGATCACCGATGCCGAGGTCTCGTACGGCGGCTATTCCGGTGCGGTCCCCAACGAGAAGATCACGTGGGGGAAGCTCGCGCCCGACACGCCCAAGTTCCTGGTGAAGTCGGACGCATCCATCGTGGCTCCCCTGATCTTCGGGTATCTGCTGAACGACTGA
- a CDS encoding amidohydrolase family protein yields the protein MKRSWLAAAVLLAACGDAGETYDVVIQGGSLVDGTGAPAREADVALKEGRIAAVGDLADAAATTRIDATGLVVAPGFIDVHSHSGPGLASSGLSHAQPLLAQGLTTVFVNPDGGGPVDLVEQQAALLEHGLGVNAAQFISHGSVRGEVLGSEDRAPSPEELARMEELVRVAMENGAWGLSSGTFYAPGSFSKPDEIIALARVVAEYGGAYESHIRDESSYTVGVVAAVDEVIDVARQAGIPAVVTHIKALGPPVWGTSTEIIEHIRAAREDEGLQVWADQYPYEASATGLDAALLPRWAQAGGRDALRERLADRATRARIRAEMEENLARRGGADRIQFRRYTPDPAIEGRKLSDLATERGRPALDVALDLIEGGSASIVSFNMSEDDVRAFMVQPWTMTSSDGDLVPMNEGVPHPRSYGAFPRKIRRYVVEEGVVDLPQAIHSMTGLPAQVFGIPDRGRIEPGLMADVVVFDLSAVRDAATYTQPHQLAEGMVHVFVNGRPAIQDGRFTGGLHGEVLIHPRPGAEQEGDGPR from the coding sequence GTGAAGCGATCGTGGTTGGCTGCGGCGGTGCTGTTGGCCGCCTGCGGCGATGCCGGCGAGACGTACGACGTGGTGATCCAGGGAGGCTCGCTGGTCGACGGCACCGGGGCGCCCGCGCGCGAAGCCGACGTGGCCTTGAAGGAGGGACGGATCGCCGCGGTGGGGGATCTCGCCGACGCGGCCGCCACCACCCGCATCGACGCGACGGGTCTCGTCGTGGCGCCCGGCTTCATCGACGTCCACTCCCACTCGGGGCCCGGCCTGGCCAGCTCCGGGCTCAGCCACGCCCAGCCGCTGCTGGCACAGGGGCTCACCACGGTCTTCGTGAACCCGGACGGCGGCGGCCCGGTCGACCTCGTCGAGCAGCAGGCGGCGCTCCTGGAGCACGGACTCGGCGTCAATGCCGCGCAGTTCATCTCCCACGGGAGCGTGCGCGGCGAGGTGCTGGGCAGCGAAGACCGCGCGCCCAGCCCCGAGGAGCTCGCCCGGATGGAGGAGCTGGTGCGCGTCGCGATGGAGAACGGCGCGTGGGGCCTCTCCAGCGGGACGTTCTACGCGCCCGGCTCGTTCTCCAAGCCCGACGAGATCATCGCGCTGGCCAGGGTGGTGGCGGAGTACGGCGGTGCGTACGAGAGCCACATCCGTGACGAGTCCAGCTACACGGTCGGGGTCGTGGCGGCCGTGGACGAGGTGATCGACGTGGCGCGCCAGGCGGGCATCCCGGCCGTGGTGACGCACATCAAGGCGTTGGGGCCGCCGGTCTGGGGCACGTCGACGGAGATCATCGAGCACATCCGGGCCGCGCGTGAGGACGAGGGCCTCCAGGTCTGGGCGGACCAGTACCCGTACGAGGCCTCCGCCACGGGCCTGGACGCGGCGTTGCTGCCCCGGTGGGCCCAGGCCGGCGGCCGCGACGCCCTCCGGGAAAGGTTGGCGGACCGCGCGACCCGCGCCCGGATCCGCGCCGAGATGGAGGAGAACCTGGCCCGCCGCGGTGGCGCGGACCGGATCCAGTTCCGCCGCTACACGCCGGATCCGGCCATCGAAGGCCGCAAGCTCTCCGACCTGGCCACCGAACGCGGACGGCCGGCGCTGGACGTGGCGCTGGACCTGATCGAGGGGGGCTCGGCTTCGATCGTCTCCTTCAACATGAGCGAGGACGACGTGCGCGCCTTCATGGTCCAGCCGTGGACCATGACGTCGTCGGACGGCGACCTGGTGCCCATGAACGAAGGCGTGCCGCACCCGCGCTCCTACGGTGCCTTCCCGCGCAAGATCCGCCGCTATGTGGTCGAGGAGGGCGTGGTCGATCTGCCCCAGGCCATCCACAGCATGACCGGCCTGCCGGCCCAGGTGTTCGGCATCCCGGACCGGGGCCGGATCGAGCCGGGCCTGATGGCGGACGTGGTGGTCTTCGACCTGTCCGCGGTCCGCGATGCGGCCACCTACACCCAGCCGCACCAGCTCGCGGAAGGCATGGTGCATGTCTTCGTCAATGGTCGTCCTGCGATCCAGGACGGCCGCTTCACCGGAGGCCTCCACGGGGAGGTCCTCATCCACCCGCGCCCCGGCGCAGAGCAGGAGGGAGACGGCCCGCGATGA